One part of the Arvicanthis niloticus isolate mArvNil1 chromosome 15, mArvNil1.pat.X, whole genome shotgun sequence genome encodes these proteins:
- the Nxph1 gene encoding neurexophilin-1 translates to MQAACWYVLLLLQPTVYLVTCANLTNGGKSELLKSGSSKSTLKHIWTESSKDLSISRLLSQTFRGKENDTDLDLRYDTPEPYSEQDLWDWLRNSTDLQEPRPRAKRRPIVKTGKFKKMFGWGDFHSNIKTVKLNLLITGKIVDHGNGTFSVYFRHNSTGQGNVSVSLVPPTKIVEFDLAQQTVIDAKDSKSFNCRIEYEKVDKATKNTLCNYDPSKTCYQEQTQSHVSWLCSKPFKVICIYISFYSTDYKLVQKVCPDYNYHSDTPYFPSG, encoded by the coding sequence GTCACGTGTGCCAATCTAACAAATGGTGGAAAATCGGAACTTCTGAAGTCAGGAAGCAGCAAATCCACACTAAAGCACATATGGACAGAAAGCAGCAAAGACTTGTCTATTAGTCGGCTCCTCTCACAGACTTTCCGTGGTAAAGAAAATGACACAGATTTGGACCTGCGCTATGACACCCCAGAACCTTATTCTGAACAAGACCTCTGGGACTGGCTGAGGAACTCCACAGATCTTCAGGAGCCTCGGCCCAGGGCCAAAAGACGGCCCATTGTTAAAACCGgcaaatttaagaaaatgtttggaTGGGGAGATTTTCATTCCAACATCAAAACAGTGAAGCTAAACCTGTTGATAACTGGGAAAATTGTAGATCACGGCAACGGAACATTTAGTGTTTATTTCAGGCATAATTCCACTGGTCAAGGGAATGTATCTGTCAGCTTAGTGCCCCCAACAAAAATCGTGGAATTCGATTTGGCACAACAAACCGTGATTGATGCCAAAGATTCCAAGTCCTTCAACTGTCGCATTGAATACGAGAAGGTTGACAAGGCCACCAAGAACACACTCTGCAACTACGATCCTTCAAAAACCTGTTACCAGGAGCAGACCCAAAGTCACGTGTCCTGGCTCTGCTCTAAGCCCTTCAAGGTGATCTGTATTTACATTTCCTTTTATAGTACAGACTATAAACTAGTACAGAAAGTATGCCCTGACTACAactaccacagtgacacaccttacTTCCCCTCCGGATGA